Sequence from the Catenuloplanes indicus genome:
GTTGATCGCGAGCGTGGTCTCGGCCAGCAGCGCCATCCGCTTCGCGAGCGTCTCCGCCTGCTTGCGGGCCCGGTAGTAGCGCAGCACCGCCTGCGTGGTGGCGACCAGTTCCTCCGGCTCGATCGGCTCCACCAGGTACGCGTCCGCGCCCCGGTTCAGGCCGTGCGCGCGATCCTGCACGTCGACCGCGTGCGCGGAGACGTGCACCACCGGCAGCGCGGCGTGCCGCGGGTTTCCCTTGATCTTCTCGCACACCTCGAAGCCGGACATGTCGGGCAGGCGTACGTCCAGCACCACCAGGTCGACCGGTTTGACGTCGACCAGCTCCAGCGCCTCCCGGCCGGTCTCCGCCTCCACGACCGCGTAGCCGGCCCGGCTCAGCCAGCTGACCAGCAGATAGCGCTTGGTGGGATTGTCATCGACGACCAGGACGGTCGCCGGGTCGACGTGCACCCGTCTCACCCCTCGTCACGCTGAGCCGGTGCCGGGGGCATCGGCCGGCGCGGCAGCACGACGGTGAACACGCTGCCCTTACCGGGCTCGCTGGTCAGGTGCAGTGAGCCGCCGAGCAGCGTGACCAGCCGCTGCGCGTACGGCAGGCCGAGGCCGGTGCCGGTGCGCCCGGTCGAGCTGCCGGGCACCTGGTAGAACTCCTCGAAGATACGCTCGTGCAGCTCCGGCGGAATGCCGATGCCGGTGTCGGCGACCTCGATCTCCCAGCCGTCCTGACCGGTGGCGGCGCGCAGCGACATCGAGACCGTGCCGCGCTCGGTGAACTTGATCGCGTTGGTCAGCAGGTTGCGCAGCACCTGGGCGAGCAGCGCCTCGTCCGCGGTCACGGTCGAGCCGGCCGGCGGGTCCGCCACCACCAGCTCCACGTCGGGCCGGGTGATGATCGCCCGGGCGGTGCCGCGCAGCTGGCCGAACAACGCGCGCAGATCCACCTCGGCCCAGACCGGCTCCAACCGGCCGGCCTCCGCCTTGGCCAGGTCGAGCAGGTCGTTGACCAGCGTGAGCAGGTCGGTCGCGGAACCACGGATCAGGTCGACGTGCCGCGCCTGCTCGCCGGTGAGCGGGTCGGAGCCGGAGTCGGCGAGCAGCCGGGTGAGGCCGATGACCGCGGTGACCGGCGCGCGCAGCTCGTGGCTGACGTTGGCCAGGAACCGGCTCTTCGCCTCGCTGGCCGCCTTGAGCTGGGCGGACTTCTCGTCCAGCTCGTTGTAGAGCGCGACCACGCCGCGGTTGGTCTCCTCCAGCTCCTGGGACAGCTCGTTGTAGAGCGCCATCACGCCCTGGTTCGTCTCGGCCAGTTCGTCGCGCTGAGCCCGCACCTCCTCGAGCGCGGACATCAGCTCGCGGTTCTGCACGGCGAGCTCGTCCAGCGGCGTGCCCGGCTCGTTCGCGGCGACCTCCCGGCGCAGGTGAGCGATTCGTTCCTCGGTCAACGGCACGGCGCCGATCGGAAGTCGGCTGACCAGCCGGACGCGCGTAGCGTGCTCGTCACCGTCGACCTCCATCGTGTGCACCAGGCGGCCCGCGGGCCCGCCGTCCAGCAACGCCGCCGCCCCCGGACCGGCGACAATCTCCACCACCAGCCTAGGAGGTGTTCCCATCTGCGCAACAAATGCCACGTCCGCGTCGCCGGGAACCGGCAGCAGCAGGCGGGCGACGTCGCTGAGCGCGGTCGCGAGCCGGATCTGGTCCTGGTGCTCGAGCCCGACCGCGGCCGCCACCTCGCGACCGCGCTGCCGGATCACGAAGATGTCGTGCTCACGACGCAGCGCCATCCGCAGCAGCACGAATTCGCTCATGAGGGCAGTCTCGCAGCCAGCACGCAGGCGTCGTCGCGACGCACGCCGGCGTCGCGCAGCACGGTGGCCGCGATCAGCACCGGCGCGGCCGTGTTCAGTCCCGGATAGTCGGCGGGCTGCCAGCGGTCCACCACGCCGTCCGAATGCATCACCACGGCCGCGGACCGGGAGATCGGGTATTCGTACTCCCGGATCTGGCGGCGCTGGTGACCGGCGATGCCGGGCAGCGAGATCATGCCGCGCCGGCTGGTCCCCTCCACGATCGTGCCCGCGATGTTGCCCAGCCCGGCGTAGCGCACCAGGCCGGCGGCCGCGTCCAGCTCCGCGATCGCGATCGCGGCGCCGCGCGTGTGCGCGATCGCCCGGTGCACGGTCTCGACCAGCGCCGCCGGGGGCACGGCCGGTGCCGCCCGGAACGCGTTCACCGCGGCCTGGCTCGCGGTGGCGGCCAGCGGGCCGTGCCCGAGACCGTCGCTGACCAGCACCTGGTGCCGGCCGCCGGCCACCCGGATGGCGTAGCCGTCGCCGCTGACCGCCTCGCCGGTGATCGGCCGGCTGGCCCCGGCCGCCCAGGCCGGCTCCGGCACGTCACCCGGCCACACCTGCACGGCCAGCGTCGTACCGCGGCCCGGCACCGAGTGCATGTCGCACCAGCCGGCCTGCCGGACGATCGCGCCGAGCCCGATGCCGAGCGTGCCGGACGTGGAGTGCCCGTCCCGCATGGACTCGGGCAGGTCCGCCATGCCGGGCCCGGAGTCGACCGCGACCAGTTCCACACCGGCGGTGTCCGCGTTGCGCACCGGGCGCAGCAGCAGCGTGCCCTCGACCGCATGCTTGAGCAGGTTGCTGGTCATCTCCGCGGTCACGATCGACAGGTCGGACGCGGCCTTCTCGGGCAACCCGAGCGTCTCGGCCAGCCGGTCGGCGGCGCGGCGCACCGTCGACGCCACGCTGGCGTTGTCGATGCGGAACCAGGTGCCCTCGTCGGACATGTGCGCCCCTCTGTCGTTCAGTGCCCGAGGGTTCGCCTCAGCGCGACCACTTGGTCACTGTGATGCGGGTGCCTTCGCCGACCGCGGTGTGGATGTCGAACTCGTCCACCAGCCGCCGCGACCCGCTCAGCCCGAGCCCGAGGCCGCCGCCGGTGGTGTAGCCGTCGGTGAGCGCGAGGTTCAGGTCGGCGATGCCGGGACCCTGGTCACTGAAGACTATTCGTACACCGCGCCGTCGCCCGTTGTCGACGACGGTCACCTCGACCGTACCGCCGCCACCGTAGACCAGCGTGTTGCGGGCCAGCTCGCTGGCGGCCGTCACCAGTTTCGTCTGGTCCACCAGGGAGAGCTTGACCTTGACCGCCACGGTACGGGTGAGCTGCCGGACGCGGACCACGTCCTCGTCGCTGGAGATCACGAGCGTGCCGCCGGCATCCGCGGCGCCGGCGAAGCCCATGGTCACGACGACACCGCCGTCCCGTCTTCCGCGGGCTGCTCGTCGTCCTCGCCGTCGAGGAATTCCTCCTCGCGCGCACGGGCGAGCAGCTCCATACCGCGCTCCACGTTCAGGGCGGTACGAATCCCGTTCAGCGACAGGCCCAGCTCGACCAGCGTGATCGCCACGGCCGGACGCATGCCGACCACGACGGTCTCCGCGTCCAGCACCTTCGAGATCGCGGCGATCGTGGAGAGCATCCGGCCGACGAACGAATCGACGATGTCCAGCGCGGTGATGTCGATGATCACACCGTGCACGCCGGTCTGAACGATCCGCTCGGAGAGGTCCTCCTGCAGTTGCAGCGCGATCTGGTCCTCCATGTCGACCTGGATCGACACCAGGAGGAAATCCCCGATCTTGAGGACCGGTACGCGTTCCATCAGTTCTCCCGCCGGGCCGCACCGCGGCGGGCCACGTCGGCGCCGGTGCGGCGCAGCGCGTGCCGGAGCGCGTCGGCCAGCGTGGCCTTCGTGGCGATGTCACCGAACTCGATGCCGAGCGCCACGATGGTCTGCGCGATCTGCGGCCGGATGCCGGAGATGATGCACTCCGCGCCCATCAGCCGCGCCGCGACCACGGTCTTCAGCACGTGCTGGGCGACCTGGGTGTCCACCGCCGGGACACCGGTGATGTCGATGATCGCGTACGGCGAGCCGGTGTCGACCAGCGTCTGCAACAGGCGCTCCATCACCACCTGGGCGCGGGCCGAGTCGAGCGTGCCGACCAGCGGGACCGCGACCACGCCGTCCCACAGCTTGACCACCGGCGTGGCCAGCTCCAGCAGCTGCTCCGCCTGGTCCGCGATGACCTCCTCGCGGGCCTGCGCGTACGTCGCGAACGTGAACAGGCCGAGCTGGTCGATCAGCGCGCCGAACCCGATGTAGTCGCTCATCGCCTGCGCGTCGTCGTAGACGTTCGTGGCGGTGGCGAACGCGTCCTTGACCGCGAAGACGCTGACCGCGGTCTCGGTGGAGGTGAAGCCCTGCAGCGCCCGGGAGCGGGACATCTCCGACAGCAGCGCGCGGAGCTCGCCGCCGTCGTTGTCCTCCAGCTGTGTGCCGCCGGCCGCCAGTAGGTCACGCAGGGACCGGAACAGCTCGCGGACCTGCCGGTCGAGCTCGCCCTGGCTGAGCCGCCCGCGCAGCGTCGCGGCGACCTGGCGGACCCACAGCTCCGAGATCTGATCCTCGTGCTCGTCGAGCCGTGCGGTGAGCCGGCTCGCCGCCTCCGTGCTGAGCGCCACGTTCGCCTCCTGTCAGCTCCGTGGGCAAGCCGTCCGGAGTCTCGGTACCTGGGGATCACTCAGTTGACCGACCGGTGGGACACTATCACCGGAGCGACGACGGTTAGTTGCTCGACGCCAAGTATCTGGCATCCGCCTCACACTGCAAGCATGCCGCCGGTGGAGTAGCGTTTCGTCCATAACAGGAGGTCGGCTAAATGTCCTTGACGGTCAAGACCGAACAGCGCGATGACGTCGTCGTCGTGTCGGTCGCAGGTGAGCTCGACATGGCCACCGCCCCACAGCTTCAGGATCAGATCACCGACCTGTTGGAGAAGGGCCGCACCCGGCTCGTCTTCGATCTGGCGGAGGTCTCGTTCTGCGACTCGACCGGTCTGTCCGTCTTCGTCCGCGCCAAGAACAGCACGGACGACAGCGGCGGCCTGGTCCGGCTCGCAGCGCCGCAGCGTGGCGTGCTGCGCATCCTCGAGGTGAGCGGCCTGGTCGAGGTGCTGCAGACGTACCCGACCGTGGACGAGGCCGTGGACGGCGCACCGGCCTCGGCCTGACGCGCCGCCCCTGACGCTCCGCTAACGCTCGGTGATCGTGGTCGCGGTCACCGAGTTGTCGTCGCCCGCGGTGCCCTCGACCGTGACGGTGTCACCCTCGGCCAGGTCGCTGAGGGTGCCGTCGGCCGGTTTCCGCACCGCGGTGGCGTCCGACGTCCGCACCGTGACGGTCCGGCCGTCCGCTGTGACGATGTACACGGTAGTGCCGTTCACCAGCTTCACGGTGCCCTCGGTGGTACCGCCGGTGGTCGCCGCCGGTGCGGCGCTCGGCTGGGTGGCCTGCTCACCGGCGCCCTGACGGCCCTGGAAACCGGCCGCGCCGCCGGGGAACGTCATCCCGCCGCCCGGTGCCGAGGTGGTGCCCCAGCGCTGCTGGATCTCGGCGCCCGCCATGATGCCGCCGCCCAGCAGCAGCACGGCCGCCGGGACCGGCGTCCAGCGGTTCCACCACTGTCTCGGCGCGACCGCGGCCAGTTCCGCGGCCAGCCCGTCGTCGTCCGGCTTCGGCGTCTCCAGTACGACCGTGTCCGTACCCCGGTGCTTTGATCTTCTGAAAGCCATCGTGACCTGCGTTCCTATTCGTAGCGGAGTGCGTCGATCGGGCGGAGTGCCGCGGCGCGGCTCGCCGGGTAGCCGCCGAAGAACAGGCCGATCGCCACGGAGACGCCGAGCGCCAGGAAGACCGAGCTCGGCACGATGACCGGCTGGACACCGGCGATCTCGAACCGGCTGCCGAGCACCGCGATCAGCACGCCCAGGCCGCCGCCGGTCAGGCTCAGGATCGTGGCCTCGGCGAGGAACTGGGTCAGGATCACCCGGCGGGGTGCGCCGAGCGCCTTCCGGATGCCGATCTCCCGGGTCCGCTCGGTGACCGTGACCAGCATGATGTTCGTGATCCCGATGCCGCCGACCAGCAGCGAGAGGCCGGCCACCGCACCGAGTAGCACGGTGAACGTGTCCGCGGTCTCGGTCTGCGTCTCCAGCAGCTGCGACGCGTTCTGGATCCGGTACGGCGCGGTGTCCCCGTCCGCGACCTTGAGCCGCTGGTCGAGGATCGTGGCGATCTCGTTCTGCGCCGCGGTGACCCGGTCGGCGGAGACCGCCTCCACCACGATCGAGCTGAGCGACCCGTACCCGGCGAGCGTCTGCTGCACCGCGGTGATCGGTGCGATCGCGAGGTCGTTCGCGTCCTGCACGCCGGACGACGACTTCTCGGCCAGCACGCCGACCACGGTGAACAACGCGCCGCCGACCGTGACCTGCTCGCCCACCGGGTCGGCGCCCTCGAACAGCTCCTCCGCCACGGTCTGCCCGATCACGGTCACCCGCCGGCCCTGGCTCACGTCCGCGTCGGTGAACGCGGCGCCCCGGTCGATCTCGTAGGACTGCGCGGCCAGGTAGCTGCCGCCGGTGCCGATGAACTGGCTGATCTCGTGGTCGGTGCCGTCGTAGGTGAGCGTGCCGGACGCGCTGACCACCGGCGAGACCGATCGCACGTCCGGCGCCAGCGTCTCGTCCCGCAGCGCGTCCGCGATCTCCGTGGTCAGCGCCGTGTTCGTGGTGCCGCCGCGGTTCGTGCTCATCACCGTGATGGTGTTCGTGCCCAGCGCGGAGATCTGGCTGGTGATCGCGGCCGCGGAGCCGTTGCCGACCGCGACCAGCAGGATCACGGCCGCGACGCCGATCAGGATGCCGAGCATGGTGAGCGCGGAGCGGAGCTTGTTCGCGGTCACGCCCTTGCCGGCGAACCTCAGGATCTCCCAGGTGCTCACCGGCGGTTCCTCTCGTCGGAGCGGACCTGGCCGTCGAAGAGCCGGATCAGCCGGCCGGCCCGCGCGCCCACCTCGGCCTCGTGCGTGATCAGCACGATCGTCCGGCCCTGCCCGTGCAGGTCGTCGAAGATCGTCAGAACGTCCTCGGTGGACCGGCTGTCCAGGTTTCCGGTCGGCTCGTCCGCGAGCAGCAGCGCCGGCTCGGTGACCAGCGCGCGGGCCACCGCCACGCGCTGCTGCTGGCCGCCGGAGAGCTGGTTCGGCTCGTGACCGGCGCGGGCGGCGAGGCCGACCAGGTCCAGCGCGGCCAGCGCGCGTTTGCGGCGCGCGGCCGGCTTAACGCCCGCGTACGCCAGCGGCAGCTCCACGTTCGCCAGCGCGGTGGTGCGCGGGATCAGGTTGAACGACTGGAAGATGAAGCCGATCCGCCGGTTCCGGACCACCGCGAGCTGCCGGTCGGAGAGCTTGCTGACGTCCACGCCGTCCAGCAGGTAACGGCCGGTGGAGGGCACGTCGAGGCAGCCGAGAATGTTCATCAGCGTGGACTTGCCGGAGCCGGACGAGCCCATGATCGCCACGTAGTCACCGCGCTGCACGGTGAGGCTGACACCGGCGAGCGCGTGCACGGTGGCCTCGCCCTCGCCGTAGACCTTGCGCAGCTGCCGGACGTCGAGGACCGGGGTGGTGGGCTTCTCCGGCGCGTCCGCCCACCGGTAGGTCGGCGCGGTCGTCACCGGCCGCCACCCGCCGGTGCGCCGCCGCCACGGGTACCGCCGCCGGTGAAGCCGCCCTGCTGGCCGCCGCCGGGAAAGCCGGAGCCGCCGCCGGGGAAGCCGCCGCCCTGCTCGGCCGAGCCGCCGCTGCTCTCCTCGATCGTGTAGACCACCTGGTCACCGACGGCCAGACCGGACGTGACCTCGGTCATCGTGTCCCCCTCCAGGCCGACCTCCACGGTCGTCACGACCTGTTGGCCGTCCACCACCTTCGTAACCGTGCGGCCGCGGCCGCTGGACGTGACCGCGGCGGAGTTGACCATTACGACGTTCTCCGCGGTGCCGGTGGTGACCGAGACCGACACGGTCTGGCCGGACTTCGCACCCTCCGGGACCTCGTCCAGCGTGAACGTGGCGCCGTAGGTGACGGACTCGCTCTGGCCGGACGAAGCGGACGAACTCGGATCGATCGCGGCGACCGTCGCGGTCGCGGTGACGCCGGTAAGCGCGTTCCAGGTGACGGTCGCGACCTGGCCCTCCTCCAGCTTCGTGGCGTCCGCCTCCGCGAACGACGCCGTGATCTCCAGCGTGCCCAAGTCGGCGATCTCGATGAACGCGGTGCTGGTGCCGCTCTGGCCGGTCTGCCCACCGCCGCTGTCGCCGCTCTGGCTCGATGACGATCCGCTCGCCGTACCGCCGACGTTGCCGTTGATCGTGATGACGGTGCCGTCCATGGTCGCGGTCAGCGTGGCGCCCTCCACCGCGTCCGCCGCCTCCTCGACCGCCAGCTCGGCCTGCGTCACCTGCGCCGCCGCGGACGTGGTGTCGCTGCCCGCCTCCTCGGCCCGGGCCAGCGCGTCCTGCGCGGCCGTGAGATCGGCCTGTGCCGCCGCCAGGTCCCGGTTCGCCGCGGTCGGGTCGACCTTCGCGAGCACCTGTCCCTTCTTCACCACGTCGCCGACCCGGACGTTGATCTCGGTGACCGTGCCGGACGTGCCGAAACTCGCGCTGGCCGTGTTCGCGCTGGTCACCGTGCCGTCCGCGGTGACCGTGGCGGTCACCGTGCCCTGCTGCACGGTCAGCGTGCGCGTCGTGCTCGTGGTCGCGCTCGCCTCACCCCGCGCGGGCTGGGCGAAGGAGAGGTAGGCCCACACGCCGACACCGACGATTGCCAGCCCGAGGCCGGTGTTGACAATCCAGGAGGGGCGGCGAGCGAAGAGGGGTCGTCGCACAGACATGCGCGTAGCGTCGCCGCCCCCTCTCGACGCCACCCCAGGACAGCCTCGGAACGCACTGAGAAGCTGTCGATAGCGAGATCTCAATACTTGCCGGTGGGGTGTGGCAAACTCGATCGGTGAGCGCCGGGACGGCCGAGGGCGTGCGCCGGGACGATCGTCCGGCGCGCGGTGGCCGGCGCGTGCCGGTGCTGACCGGGCGGCCGGAGCCGCGTGGGCACCGGCGGCCGTCGGACAGTCCGGATCGGCGGGCCGCAGCCGGGTGGGCGATCTTCTTCGGGCTGCTCGGGCTGGGCTATCGGGTGCTGCTGGTGCGCGCCGAGGTGCCGCCCGGCGACGCGGCCGAGGCGGGTGCGGGGCTGGCCGCGCTGCGCATCGCGCAGGGGCAGGAACTGCCGCTCTTCCTGGACAGCGAACGGTTCATGGGGTCGCTGCAGGCGTTCCTGGCGGCGCCGTTCGTGCGCGTGCTCGGCACCGGGTGGTGGTCGGTGCGGCTGCCCGCGCTGATCTGCTTCGCCGGGTTCCTGATCATGGCGTTCATGCTGCTCCGCCGCCTCTACACGCCGTGGTTCGCGGCGCTGTCGATCGGCCTGTTCGCGCTCGGCTCGGACCGGGTGATCCGCGACGAGCTGACCGGCGCCGGGGCGTACCCGGAAATGCTCTTCGCGGTCGCGCTGCTGATGCTGCTCACCGTGCGGCTGGCCGGCGGCGAGCTGCGACGGCCCGGGACAGGCCTGTTCGGCTGGGGCGTGCTGGCCGGTGTGATGGTGTGGACGCACTGGTGGGTGCTGCCGTTCGTCGCGGCCGCGGGCGTGATGCTGCTGCTCAGCGTCCGGCGCGCGCTGGTCTGGCCGATCGTCGCGGCCGGTGCCGCGCTCGGTGCGGTGCCGCTGATCGTCTACGCCGTGCTCGGGGCGCCGCGCAGCCCGTTCGACCTGCTCGTGCTGGCGAGCGGCAACCTGGTCGAGGCGCCGCCGGCGGACCGGCTGACCGGCACGCTCGGCACCGCGATCCCGATCAGCACCGGCCTGTGCGCGCCCGGCGAGTGCGTGACCTGGCAGGCGTGGTGGGGTCCGGCGTACCTGGCGCTGCTGCTCGTCGCGCTGATCGCCGCGATCCGCGGGCTCGGCGACGCGGCGCCCGCCCGGGTACCGCGGCACGCCGGCCGGCTCGCGCTGATCCTGGCCACCGCGACCACGCTCGCGGTCTTCTTCCTGACCGCCAACTCCGCGCTGGCCCCGGCGTCCGCCGCGAAGAACCTGCACTACACGCTGATCGCGCTGCCCGCGGTGCTGTGGCCGCTCTGGCACGCCGCCGCCCGGCTGTGGGGCCGCGAGGCGCGCACGCTGCCGGCGGCGCTGGCCGGGCTGATCAGTTCCGCGGTGCTCGCCGCCGTGCTCGCGCTCGCGGTCGCGGCCACCGCGGCGCTGATCCTCAGCGGTCCCGCGCTGTCCGCCGCCGCCGACGACGATCGCGCGCTGGTCGCCGCGCTCGACCAGGCCGGCGCGAACCGCATCTACTCCGACCGCGACACCTGCACCCGGATCACGTTCCTCACCGGCGAACGGGTCATCTGCGCGGTCATCGACGCCCGCCTCGACCAACGCGGCGACCGCTTCCCGGTCTACGGCACCGTGGTCCGCAACGCACCGGACCCGGCGTGGGTCCTGCTGTCCGGCTCCGACCTGGACGACGCCTTCACCGCATTCCGCGACCGCACCCTGCGCGTCTTCGACGTCACCCCGGCCGGCGGCTACCTCATCTACCAGGAAGACCGGTAGTACCGGTCAGATCTGCGTGGCACTCAGCGGCTGGTAATCACGGCGCAGCGTCGTCCTCGCCAGAACGGTGTCGACGGCGGCTGCGACGGACGAGGCCGGCGAGACCGCACCAAGCCGCTCGATGACCGCGCGCGGCGACATGAACCGCTCGCCACCGAGACACCCGGATTCGTCGATCACGTCACCGGCGGCGAGTTCGGCGAACGCGCTTGCTGCCGCAATCGCCAACACCTGCGACTCGTTGGACCGCGCACTGCTCACGGTCACGAACATGCCCGACTCTGGATCCTCGTCCCGAGGGACATGCTCCGCCATCGATATGTAGGCGAGGGCGGGGAGGGCCGGCACCCGGAACACGACGTCGGCGTGCCGGGAATCCGAGTCGCCGAACGGATCGCGGCTCGTCGTCAGCACGTCAGGCGCCACCGGCCCGCTGCTGCCCCCGCGAAGGCGCTCACAGGTGGCTTCGACCACCTCCACCCGGAACGCCTCCACCCCCTCACCCAGTAGGTCACCGACGAATCGACCGGCGAGATGGGCGGCGTCATCAATCGTGATCGCCTGGTTCACACGAACTGACCACTCGATAGCCACGCCGCCTCCTAGGAGCAGGTGCCAGCGTGGCAGTGGATCCACCGATCGCCGCTCACCTTGAGGTACAAAGTGTTCCACGTAACTCGCGTAGTGATCTTGTCGCTCAGTTCGTGGCCGGAGCAATCACCCCGGGACGAATCCACGTCAGAACTGATTCTGCGGCGACAGCCTTCGGCGATCGATGCCGCATGGCCGTCGCCTCAGTCCGTCGGTGGATCAGTCCGTCGGTGGATCAGTCCGTGGGGAGGAGGACGCGGAAGGTGGCGCCCTGGCCGGGGGCGGTGACGAGTTCGACGTGGCCGCCGTGGGTCTGGACGATGGCGGCGACGATGGACAGCCCGAGGCCGGAGCCGCCGGCGCCGGATCTGCCGCGGGCCCGGCTGCTCTCCACGCGGTAGAGGCGTTCGAAGACGCGGTCGGCGTGTTCGGCGGGAATGCCGGGGCCGGTGTCGCTGACCTCCAGTACCGCGAAACCGGCCGCCGCGATCGGCACCGTGTCCGGCGCCACGGCCGGCATCGGGGCCTGCTGCGGCCGGCCGTTGCGGGGGTGCGCGGCCTCGGTGATCGGGGGCGGTGCCGCGGGGGTCCAGCGGCCGACGCGGATGGTGATGCGGGCGTCCGGGGGTGTGTGGACCAGCGCGTTGTTGACCAGGTTCGTGGCGACCTGGCGGAGGCGGTGTTCGTCGCCGAGCACGGTGACCGGCTCGAAGTCACCGTCGTCCGGACCGAGTGCGGCCAGCCGGATCGGGCGGCCGGGGGCGCGGGCGTGCGCGTCCCGGATCGTGTCGGCCGCGATCTGCAGTATGTCGACCGGCCGGCGTTGCAGCGGGCGCTGCTCGTCCAGCTTCGCCAGCAGCAGCAGGTCCTCGACGAGCAGGCCCATCCGGGCCGCCTCGGACTCGATCCGGCTCATCGTCTCGTCCAGCACCGGGCCGGGCGGGGAGCCGCCGCGCCGGTACAGCTCCGCGAAACCGCGGATCGAGGTCAGCGGCGTGCGCAGCTCATGACCGGCGTCCGCGACGAACCGGCGGAGCCGGGCCTCGGACGCGGTACGCGCGCTCACCTCCGCCTCGATCCGGGCCAGCATGGAGTTGAGCGCGACGCCGAGACGGCCGGGTTCGGTGTGCGGGTCCGCGTCGTCGGCGCGGTGCGACAGGTCGCCGGTGCTGATCCGGGCGGCCATCGCCTCCATCCGGGTGAGCGGGTGCAGGCCGAGCCGGACGACGACCGCGGCGACCAGGCCGAGCAGCAGCAGCACGACCAGCTCGACGGCCAGGTTGATCAGCAGCAGGCCG
This genomic interval carries:
- a CDS encoding SpoIIE family protein phosphatase yields the protein MSDEGTWFRIDNASVASTVRRAADRLAETLGLPEKAASDLSIVTAEMTSNLLKHAVEGTLLLRPVRNADTAGVELVAVDSGPGMADLPESMRDGHSTSGTLGIGLGAIVRQAGWCDMHSVPGRGTTLAVQVWPGDVPEPAWAAGASRPITGEAVSGDGYAIRVAGGRHQVLVSDGLGHGPLAATASQAAVNAFRAAPAVPPAALVETVHRAIAHTRGAAIAIAELDAAAGLVRYAGLGNIAGTIVEGTSRRGMISLPGIAGHQRRQIREYEYPISRSAAVVMHSDGVVDRWQPADYPGLNTAAPVLIAATVLRDAGVRRDDACVLAARLPS
- a CDS encoding STAS domain-containing protein, whose translation is MSLTVKTEQRDDVVVVSVAGELDMATAPQLQDQITDLLEKGRTRLVFDLAEVSFCDSTGLSVFVRAKNSTDDSGGLVRLAAPQRGVLRILEVSGLVEVLQTYPTVDEAVDGAPASA
- a CDS encoding ABC transporter ATP-binding protein; amino-acid sequence: MTTAPTYRWADAPEKPTTPVLDVRQLRKVYGEGEATVHALAGVSLTVQRGDYVAIMGSSGSGKSTLMNILGCLDVPSTGRYLLDGVDVSKLSDRQLAVVRNRRIGFIFQSFNLIPRTTALANVELPLAYAGVKPAARRKRALAALDLVGLAARAGHEPNQLSGGQQQRVAVARALVTEPALLLADEPTGNLDSRSTEDVLTIFDDLHGQGRTIVLITHEAEVGARAGRLIRLFDGQVRSDERNRR
- a CDS encoding sensor histidine kinase, coding for MSEFVLLRMALRREHDIFVIRQRGREVAAAVGLEHQDQIRLATALSDVARLLLPVPGDADVAFVAQMGTPPRLVVEIVAGPGAAALLDGGPAGRLVHTMEVDGDEHATRVRLVSRLPIGAVPLTEERIAHLRREVAANEPGTPLDELAVQNRELMSALEEVRAQRDELAETNQGVMALYNELSQELEETNRGVVALYNELDEKSAQLKAASEAKSRFLANVSHELRAPVTAVIGLTRLLADSGSDPLTGEQARHVDLIRGSATDLLTLVNDLLDLAKAEAGRLEPVWAEVDLRALFGQLRGTARAIITRPDVELVVADPPAGSTVTADEALLAQVLRNLLTNAIKFTERGTVSMSLRAATGQDGWEIEVADTGIGIPPELHERIFEEFYQVPGSSTGRTGTGLGLPYAQRLVTLLGGSLHLTSEPGKGSVFTVVLPRRPMPPAPAQRDEG
- a CDS encoding ABC transporter permease, whose amino-acid sequence is MSTWEILRFAGKGVTANKLRSALTMLGILIGVAAVILLVAVGNGSAAAITSQISALGTNTITVMSTNRGGTTNTALTTEIADALRDETLAPDVRSVSPVVSASGTLTYDGTDHEISQFIGTGGSYLAAQSYEIDRGAAFTDADVSQGRRVTVIGQTVAEELFEGADPVGEQVTVGGALFTVVGVLAEKSSSGVQDANDLAIAPITAVQQTLAGYGSLSSIVVEAVSADRVTAAQNEIATILDQRLKVADGDTAPYRIQNASQLLETQTETADTFTVLLGAVAGLSLLVGGIGITNIMLVTVTERTREIGIRKALGAPRRVILTQFLAEATILSLTGGGLGVLIAVLGSRFEIAGVQPVIVPSSVFLALGVSVAIGLFFGGYPASRAAALRPIDALRYE
- a CDS encoding anti-sigma regulatory factor, giving the protein MGFAGAADAGGTLVISSDEDVVRVRQLTRTVAVKVKLSLVDQTKLVTAASELARNTLVYGGGGTVEVTVVDNGRRRGVRIVFSDQGPGIADLNLALTDGYTTGGGLGLGLSGSRRLVDEFDIHTAVGEGTRITVTKWSR
- a CDS encoding STAS domain-containing protein; the encoded protein is MERVPVLKIGDFLLVSIQVDMEDQIALQLQEDLSERIVQTGVHGVIIDITALDIVDSFVGRMLSTIAAISKVLDAETVVVGMRPAVAITLVELGLSLNGIRTALNVERGMELLARAREEEFLDGEDDEQPAEDGTAVSS
- a CDS encoding STAS domain-containing protein, with translation MALSTEAASRLTARLDEHEDQISELWVRQVAATLRGRLSQGELDRQVRELFRSLRDLLAAGGTQLEDNDGGELRALLSEMSRSRALQGFTSTETAVSVFAVKDAFATATNVYDDAQAMSDYIGFGALIDQLGLFTFATYAQAREEVIADQAEQLLELATPVVKLWDGVVAVPLVGTLDSARAQVVMERLLQTLVDTGSPYAIIDITGVPAVDTQVAQHVLKTVVAARLMGAECIISGIRPQIAQTIVALGIEFGDIATKATLADALRHALRRTGADVARRGAARREN
- a CDS encoding DUF5666 domain-containing protein, which translates into the protein MAFRRSKHRGTDTVVLETPKPDDDGLAAELAAVAPRQWWNRWTPVPAAVLLLGGGIMAGAEIQQRWGTTSAPGGGMTFPGGAAGFQGRQGAGEQATQPSAAPAATTGGTTEGTVKLVNGTTVYIVTADGRTVTVRTSDATAVRKPADGTLSDLAEGDTVTVEGTAGDDNSVTATTITER
- a CDS encoding efflux RND transporter periplasmic adaptor subunit — protein: MSVRRPLFARRPSWIVNTGLGLAIVGVGVWAYLSFAQPARGEASATTSTTRTLTVQQGTVTATVTADGTVTSANTASASFGTSGTVTEINVRVGDVVKKGQVLAKVDPTAANRDLAAAQADLTAAQDALARAEEAGSDTTSAAAQVTQAELAVEEAADAVEGATLTATMDGTVITINGNVGGTASGSSSSQSGDSGGGQTGQSGTSTAFIEIADLGTLEITASFAEADATKLEEGQVATVTWNALTGVTATATVAAIDPSSSASSGQSESVTYGATFTLDEVPEGAKSGQTVSVSVTTGTAENVVMVNSAAVTSSGRGRTVTKVVDGQQVVTTVEVGLEGDTMTEVTSGLAVGDQVVYTIEESSGGSAEQGGGFPGGGSGFPGGGQQGGFTGGGTRGGGAPAGGGR